A genomic segment from Desulfovibrio sp. ZJ209 encodes:
- a CDS encoding RusA family crossover junction endodeoxyribonuclease: MSMEQAMFPGCEHQPRRNDTPTGSISFFLSCIPTAQQRARHMTKGGFHRTYKSEAQEANERTLEALMLKWVPDEPMDGTLQLAFQAIFPVPKSVSGRERAAMLRGTIGHTSKPDLDNLAKQLKDCMTRLRFWRDDSQVARCIIGKEYGERPGWVVAVSRIAEERRRRK; the protein is encoded by the coding sequence ATGAGCATGGAGCAGGCAATGTTCCCCGGCTGTGAGCACCAGCCCCGGCGCAATGATACGCCCACGGGCTCCATATCGTTTTTCTTGTCCTGCATCCCCACGGCGCAGCAGCGGGCGCGGCACATGACCAAGGGCGGCTTCCACAGGACGTATAAATCAGAGGCGCAGGAGGCCAACGAGCGAACCCTGGAAGCCCTGATGCTCAAGTGGGTGCCCGACGAGCCGATGGACGGCACACTCCAACTGGCCTTTCAGGCGATCTTCCCCGTCCCAAAATCTGTGTCCGGGCGCGAGCGGGCGGCAATGCTGCGGGGCACGATAGGGCACACGTCAAAGCCCGATCTGGACAACCTCGCCAAGCAACTCAAGGACTGCATGACCCGTCTCCGTTTTTGGCGCGACGATAGCCAAGTCGCCCGCTGTATCATCGGCAAGGAGTATGGCGAGAGGCCGGGCTGGGTTGTGGCTGTTTCTCGGATCGCAGAGGAGCGCCGTCGGCGCAAGTGA
- the terL gene encoding phage terminase large subunit codes for MLFARATDAERDEIRRACEQDLLAFTALMFQARMAQPFLVNWHHERLADALMAVYRGDIRNLLVTMPPGGTKTELCVIHFMAWAFARSPHCRFLHLSGSDELASLNSATAKEIIELEEYQLLWPRVIRRDTRAKKRWNIELYGHTAGGVYATSTGGQVTGFRAGYIRAGFSGAILIDDPLKADDVWSAAKREQANRKLTGTIRSRRADSEHTPIILIMQRLHEDDPAGHALAGDFAVEFEHLEIQAVLDEGTDHERSYWERKESLASLQALRDRDPYTFYAQMQQRPTPPGGAMIKSDWIGRYEALPTGKHDLLIVADTALKTAERNDYSVLSLWLFDGESVFLADVERGKWEAPDLLERAKAFLLRHRPRRPSQYKVRGVVIEDKASGTGLIQTLRRDTALLDMPIIAKQRSADKVSRVNDVLPFIRAGRLVVPVSAPWLSAYLGELAAFSPAMTHKHDDQVDVTVDALDEFLQHGGGMSRGMDLS; via the coding sequence ATGCTTTTCGCGCGCGCCACAGATGCCGAGCGAGACGAGATACGCCGCGCCTGCGAGCAAGACCTGCTCGCCTTTACCGCGCTCATGTTCCAGGCCCGCATGGCGCAGCCCTTCCTCGTCAACTGGCACCATGAACGCCTGGCCGATGCCCTCATGGCCGTGTACCGGGGCGACATCCGCAATCTGCTGGTCACGATGCCGCCCGGTGGAACCAAGACTGAGCTTTGCGTCATTCATTTCATGGCGTGGGCCTTCGCCCGGAGCCCGCATTGCCGCTTTCTCCACCTCTCCGGCTCGGACGAGCTTGCAAGCCTCAACTCGGCCACGGCCAAGGAAATCATTGAGCTTGAGGAGTACCAACTGCTGTGGCCGCGCGTCATCCGGCGCGACACGCGCGCCAAAAAAAGGTGGAACATCGAGCTTTACGGCCACACGGCGGGCGGCGTGTACGCCACCAGCACGGGCGGGCAGGTTACGGGCTTTCGCGCGGGCTACATCAGGGCGGGGTTTTCCGGGGCGATCCTCATAGACGACCCGCTCAAAGCTGACGACGTGTGGAGCGCGGCCAAGCGTGAGCAGGCCAACCGCAAGTTGACGGGCACGATCCGAAGCCGCCGCGCGGACTCGGAACACACGCCCATAATCCTGATCATGCAGCGGCTCCACGAGGACGACCCGGCAGGTCACGCCCTCGCGGGTGATTTTGCCGTGGAGTTTGAGCACTTGGAGATTCAGGCAGTCCTGGACGAGGGGACAGACCACGAGCGCAGCTATTGGGAGCGCAAGGAGAGCCTTGCCAGCTTGCAGGCGCTACGCGACCGCGACCCGTACACGTTTTATGCCCAGATGCAGCAGAGGCCCACTCCTCCCGGCGGCGCCATGATCAAAAGCGACTGGATAGGGCGGTATGAGGCGCTACCGACGGGCAAGCATGACCTGTTGATTGTGGCTGACACGGCCCTCAAGACAGCCGAGCGCAATGACTACTCCGTGCTGTCCCTGTGGCTGTTTGACGGCGAGAGCGTGTTTCTGGCGGACGTGGAGCGCGGCAAGTGGGAGGCGCCCGATCTTTTGGAGCGCGCCAAGGCGTTCCTCCTGCGCCATAGGCCACGGAGGCCGAGCCAGTACAAGGTGCGCGGCGTAGTCATTGAGGACAAGGCCAGCGGTACGGGCCTCATACAGACCTTGCGGCGGGATACGGCCCTGCTGGACATGCCCATCATTGCCAAGCAGCGGAGCGCGGACAAGGTGAGCCGCGTCAACGACGTGCTGCCCTTTATTCGCGCGGGCCGCTTGGTTGTGCCCGTCTCCGCGCCGTGGCTTTCGGCATACCTGGGCGAGCTTGCAGCCTTCTCCCCGGCCATGACCCACAAGCACGACGACCAAGTGGACGTGACGGTGGACGCGCTCGACGAGTTTTTACAGCACGGCGGCGGTATGAGCCGGGGCATGGATCTTTCGTAG
- a CDS encoding lysozyme, translating to MARIRYRKSPGVIASAVLIAAFAVGGVAWYEAEEAAQLAVSTVEEFEGYVPEAYLDPAGIWTKCYGDTRNVRPGATYTFEQCAASLNEHLAEIVRPVFRCIPSLSKQHSKVQASFASMAYNIGSGAFCSSSVARYANAGGWERACRRMAQIYKTAKGKELPGLVKRRKAESEMCLQGLSAAKEAKR from the coding sequence ATGGCGCGTATCCGCTACCGCAAATCCCCCGGCGTTATCGCCTCTGCCGTCCTGATTGCCGCCTTCGCCGTTGGCGGCGTCGCCTGGTACGAGGCGGAGGAGGCCGCACAACTTGCCGTCTCCACGGTTGAGGAGTTCGAGGGCTATGTGCCCGAGGCCTACCTCGACCCGGCCGGTATCTGGACAAAGTGCTACGGCGACACGCGCAATGTCCGCCCCGGCGCCACCTACACTTTCGAGCAGTGCGCGGCGAGCCTCAACGAGCATCTTGCCGAAATCGTGCGCCCCGTCTTTCGCTGCATCCCCTCCCTCTCCAAGCAGCACAGCAAGGTACAGGCCAGCTTTGCCAGCATGGCCTACAACATCGGCTCCGGCGCGTTCTGCTCGTCCTCCGTGGCCCGCTACGCCAATGCAGGCGGATGGGAGCGCGCCTGTCGGCGCATGGCCCAAATCTACAAGACGGCCAAGGGAAAGGAGCTTCCGGGCCTGGTCAAGCGCCGCAAGGCTGAAAGCGAGATGTGCCTGCAAGGGCTCTCCGCCGCAAAGGAGGCCAAGCGATGA
- a CDS encoding DNA cytosine methyltransferase, with protein sequence MQGLVVDLFAGGGGASTGLAWALGRDPDIAINHDAEALALHAANHPHTQHLQNDITRVLPLEATGGREVAILHASPDCTHFSKAKGGKPRSQHIRDLAWVVIRWAEDTHPTLITLENVEEFQTWGPLDRDGHPIKAQAGQTFREWTRRLRRLGYQVEWRLLRACDYGAPTTRKRLFIVARCDRGRIAWPRPTHGAPESPEVQSGKLLPWRTAAECIDWHIQSRSIFDRAKPLARNTQRRIAEGLRRYVFQAVQPFVISYYGAKAESDFRGQTLHRPLPTQTTENRFGLVSPVVITNTTGHAPKSVDTPLPTVTTGKQQLVAGAIISPNHVAPKYTPFRGQDIKGPLRTITRAPGFALASLRTVPFVQHVQHGSAKHGVMPANEPLRTITAYPKGGGMALVGATLERAEESVSACAPFVAKNYGGVVGHDVARPLGTVTTIDHHSLATACMVKYYGNEQGGVPVSAPLHTITSKDRMGLITATLEGVDERAARTRDWLREWGVIGPTDEPIIGHGAETYRITDICMRMLVPRELYNAQGFPPDYKIDTPYKGKPMSKTAQVRMCGNSVPPVLVCALVTANGPRTWKANKKAPVRGSGAKVGSRPNKRELSMSKTTPGVKFYPLIFSGDMVWAIRQRKKTQTRRPLRQQPVGTVIRLGDNEFRDEENLVFRPPVRPGDIFWGREAWRELPDGRIAYEYGGEVYRWRVGPDGRRYYLLDGYLSSYCLCTTNGPRFSPDSLPGKWRPSIHMRFEIARIFLRVEGIDLARVQDITEADVKAEGMEAVCRRDYFAFVWDRLYGASSDNSWENNPYVWTYTFRPISVEEASKCAIMPQ encoded by the coding sequence ATGCAGGGTCTTGTGGTTGACCTCTTTGCGGGCGGGGGCGGCGCCTCAACTGGCCTTGCCTGGGCACTTGGGCGCGACCCGGACATTGCGATCAATCACGATGCCGAGGCGCTGGCGCTCCACGCTGCCAACCACCCGCACACCCAACACCTGCAAAACGACATCACGCGGGTTTTGCCTCTTGAGGCTACGGGCGGGCGAGAGGTGGCAATCCTCCACGCTTCCCCGGACTGCACCCATTTCTCGAAAGCCAAGGGAGGCAAGCCCCGTAGCCAGCACATCCGCGATCTGGCGTGGGTGGTCATCCGATGGGCCGAGGATACCCATCCGACTTTGATCACTCTGGAAAATGTGGAGGAGTTCCAGACGTGGGGGCCATTGGATCGGGACGGCCACCCCATCAAGGCGCAGGCCGGGCAGACCTTCCGGGAATGGACGCGCCGTTTGCGCCGCCTGGGCTATCAGGTGGAGTGGCGCCTGCTGCGCGCCTGCGATTACGGCGCCCCAACTACGCGCAAGCGCCTGTTCATCGTCGCCAGGTGCGACCGTGGCCGCATTGCATGGCCACGGCCCACGCATGGGGCCCCGGAGTCGCCAGAGGTGCAATCCGGCAAGCTCCTGCCTTGGCGCACGGCGGCGGAGTGCATTGACTGGCACATTCAGAGCCGGAGCATCTTTGACCGCGCAAAACCGTTGGCGCGCAATACGCAGCGCCGGATCGCTGAGGGCTTGCGGCGGTATGTATTTCAGGCCGTACAACCCTTTGTCATCTCCTACTATGGCGCTAAGGCCGAGAGTGATTTTCGCGGTCAGACGTTGCATCGGCCACTCCCCACCCAGACCACCGAAAACCGCTTTGGGCTCGTCTCGCCCGTGGTGATCACCAATACCACAGGCCACGCCCCGAAGTCCGTTGATACCCCGCTGCCCACCGTGACCACGGGCAAGCAGCAGCTTGTGGCCGGGGCAATCATCAGCCCCAATCATGTTGCGCCGAAGTATACGCCATTTCGCGGACAGGACATCAAGGGGCCGCTGCGTACCATCACGCGCGCGCCGGGTTTTGCCCTTGCCTCGCTGCGCACTGTGCCCTTCGTGCAACACGTCCAGCACGGAAGCGCTAAACACGGTGTCATGCCCGCCAACGAGCCATTGCGGACAATCACGGCATATCCCAAGGGCGGCGGCATGGCGCTCGTTGGCGCCACATTGGAGCGCGCAGAGGAGTCCGTGTCGGCCTGCGCCCCGTTTGTCGCCAAAAACTATGGCGGCGTCGTGGGGCATGATGTTGCCCGTCCCCTTGGCACGGTGACGACCATTGATCACCATTCTCTCGCTACGGCTTGCATGGTCAAATACTACGGCAACGAGCAGGGCGGCGTCCCTGTTTCCGCGCCGCTGCACACGATTACCAGCAAGGATCGGATGGGCCTGATCACGGCAACGCTTGAGGGCGTGGACGAGCGCGCGGCCCGGACAAGAGACTGGCTGCGCGAGTGGGGCGTCATCGGCCCGACGGACGAGCCCATCATCGGCCATGGCGCGGAGACATACCGCATCACTGACATCTGTATGCGGATGCTGGTCCCGCGCGAGCTTTACAACGCCCAAGGCTTCCCACCGGATTACAAGATCGACACGCCCTACAAGGGCAAGCCGATGTCCAAGACGGCGCAGGTGCGGATGTGCGGCAACTCTGTGCCGCCCGTCCTCGTTTGCGCGCTGGTGACGGCGAATGGCCCGCGCACATGGAAGGCAAATAAAAAAGCCCCGGTCCGAGGTTCCGGGGCAAAGGTGGGCAGCCGCCCGAACAAAAGAGAGTTGAGTATGAGCAAAACCACGCCCGGCGTCAAGTTTTACCCGCTGATTTTCAGCGGTGACATGGTATGGGCAATCAGGCAACGCAAAAAGACGCAGACCCGCAGGCCGTTGCGTCAGCAGCCCGTGGGGACGGTTATCCGTCTCGGGGATAATGAGTTCCGGGACGAGGAAAACCTCGTTTTCCGTCCACCCGTGCGCCCCGGAGATATTTTCTGGGGCCGGGAGGCATGGCGCGAATTGCCCGACGGCAGGATTGCCTACGAGTACGGCGGCGAGGTTTACCGCTGGCGCGTGGGGCCGGACGGGCGCCGCTACTACCTCTTGGACGGCTACCTGAGCAGTTACTGCCTCTGTACCACCAATGGGCCACGCTTTAGCCCGGACAGCCTCCCCGGCAAGTGGCGTCCGAGCATCCACATGCGCTTTGAGATCGCGCGCATCTTCCTGCGCGTGGAGGGTATCGACCTCGCGCGCGTACAGGACATCACTGAGGCCGACGTCAAAGCCGAGGGCATGGAAGCGGTGTGCCGCCGGGACTACTTCGCCTTTGTCTGGGATCGCCTGTACGGGGCCAGCAGCGATAACTCTTGGGAAAATAACCCTTACGTCTGGACATACACGTTCCGGCCAATCAGCGTTGAGGAGGCGTCAAAATGCGCGATTATGCCACAGTAG
- a CDS encoding terminase small subunit has translation MTKNNGSSTPLNSVHLRNTKEIAQVFGVKAATVRHWREMGAPIVLLGKKYQANYQDLWQWLKSRAIESDAENM, from the coding sequence ATGACCAAGAACAATGGCAGCTCCACGCCTTTGAATTCCGTACACCTGCGGAACACTAAGGAGATTGCGCAGGTATTCGGCGTCAAGGCCGCAACTGTCCGGCATTGGCGTGAGATGGGCGCGCCCATCGTGCTGCTTGGGAAGAAGTACCAGGCGAACTATCAAGACCTATGGCAATGGCTGAAAAGCCGCGCCATTGAATCCGATGCGGAAAATATGTAG